GACTGATCACCCTGGTGGGAGGCGCCCTCTACTCGGCGTATCTGCTGTGGCGGCGGCAGATTTTCCCCAACCGGGTGCTGGGGAACGTGCTGATCGCGGCGGGGGCGCTCTCCGTCGCGGCCGCCAGCACCCTCACCCGCCTGGGGCTGGGCCAGTATCTTTACATCGGGGAACTGGCGGCCGCCACGCTGATGTTCATCGGCTTCCTGCTGGCCACTCAGCGTCCCGCCGCCGCGCCACAACCTCAGAAGGCATAGGCTCCCGATCGGCCGGGGGCATCCCCGGGATGATTCGGAGCAGCGAAGGTCCAGCCCTCCCCTCAGGCATTCCCCACCCCCAGATGCTCCCCGCCATCCGCACAGGGATCGGTCGGGGTGCCTTCGGCTCCTCGTCCGATCCCCCTCAATTGGCACTTCGCCAGGATCCACCCTAAACTGGGGGGATACAGGGGATAAAGCTCCCCATGGGGGCTCGAGAAGCTTCCCGAAATGACGCATCAGATACCCGAAACGCTGGGGATTTCGGGCACTCCCGGTGCACATCGCGCAGGAGGAAGGAGCATGGCCGAGGGATCGATGTGGCGCGGCATTATCCATGCGTATCGTCCATTTCTCCGGATCGCCCCGCTTGCCCCCATCACCCTGTATGAAGGAAATACGCCGCTGCTGCCCGCTTCCCGCCTGGCCCAGGCCATCGGTCTCTCCGGCTCTCTTCTTTTGAAATACGAAGGCCTCAACCCGACCGGATCGTTTAAAGACCGGGGGATGACCACGGCGCTGACCCAGGCGGTGGCGGAGGGCGCGCGGGCGGTGATCTGCGCCAGCACCGGGAACACCGCCGCCTCCGCGGCGGCCTACGCTGCCCGCGCTGGCCTGAAGGCCATCGTCCTGGTCCCGGCCGGGAAGATCGCTCTGGGGAAGCTGGCGGCCGCCATGGCCTACGGCGCCACCGTCCTGGCGGTGGAAGGGAACTTCGATGAGGCCCTGAGGCTGGTGCGGCGCGCCGTGGAAGCCTATCCCATCGCGCTGGTGAACTCCCTGAACCCCTACCGTCTGGAGGGACAGCAGACCGCCGCCTTCGAGATCTGCGACCAGCTGGGGCGCGCGCCGGACTGGCTGTGCATCCCGGTGGGGAACGCCGGGAACATCACGGCTTACTGGAAAGGCTTCCGGGCTTATTATCAGGCGGGTCGGATCGACCAGCTCCCGCGCCTGCTGGGGGTTCAGGCGGAAGGAGCGGCCCCGCTGGTCCTCGGCCATCCGGTGGATCACCCGGAGACCATCGCCACGGCGATCCGGATCGGCCGCCCTGCCCGGGGGCCTGAGGCCCTGCAGGCGGTTCAGGAATCCGGGGGGCGCTTCCTGGCCGTCTCCGACGCGGAGATCCTGGAAGCGTGGCGGATGCTGGCGGCGCTGGAAGGGCTCTTCGTGGAGCCGGCCTCGGCGGCCGCTATCGCCGGGCTGCGCCGGGCGCTGGCCCAGGGCCTGATTTCGCCTTCTGAGGAGGCGATCGTGGCCGTGCTCACCGGCCACGGCTTGAAGGATCCGGAGATCGCCCTGCGGGCTCTGCCGGCCCCCACCCGGGTCCCAGCGGACTGGGAAGCCTTCCGCCGCGCCCTGGAACCGTTGCTCGAGCGCTCAGCGGAGGTCCGGATGGAGCTGGAGCCACCCCTTCCTTTCTCGGGCGCGCCCCGTGGCTCTCCGCCGCAGGCCTGATTCCCCATGGGGCTGGAGGGCAGGTAGATCGCCGAAGCTCGCTCGCCCGCCCTCGATCGCTTCTCTCCTCCCAGGCCTCTTCGAAAACCCCCAGGGGACGGCCCCCAAAGCGCTCCGGGAAACGAAGCCTATCACTCCGATCCGGTAGCGAGATCGCTTCAGCGGGGGATTTTCAGAGGTTGGGGAGGGATCGCTCATTCCTGCGAGGATCCAGGCGACCTACATCCTGCCACCCACAGCGGATGGAAACTCAAGCGAAAGGAGAGAAGTGGCCATGGCTGAGGTGCAGATCAAGTGGCTGGAGAAGCGCCAGTTCGTGGGGATCGACAGCACGCGGCACAGTGTGGTGATCTCCGGCACCGGGCCGGAGGACAGCGTGGGGATGAAGCCGGCGGAGCTCCTGCTGATCGCCCTGGGGGCATGCTCGGCGTTCGATGTGCTGGATATCCTGGAGAAGAAGCGGCAGAAGGTCACCGGCCTGGAGGTCCGGGTGCAGGGGGAACAAGACCCGGATCCCCCCTGGGCCTTCCGGCGCATCCACGTGATTTACCGGGTGCGCGGGCGCGGTCTCTCCCCGAAGGCCGTCGAGGACGCGGTCCGGCTCTCGGAGGAGAAATACTGCTCGGTCAGCGCCACGGTGCGCGGCGTGGCCGGGATCACCCACACCATCGAACTGATGGAGGAAGAAGGATGAGTTCTGCATCCTGTTCCCTCCTTCGGGGGGAGCTCGATCAGGCCGTGCAGGGAGGCCCCTGGCGCAACGGATAGGGGATCTTGCGCAAGGCGGAGGGATGGCATATCATGTGGTCACAAATGTAGCCACATTTATGCCGGAGGAAGGCATGCCCTCTGTCAGCGTGCGCGAACTCAAAGGACAGCTCAGCCGCATCTTGCGGGATGTGCGGGAAGGGCAGAAAGAGTATCTGGTCACATACCGTGGCCGCGTGGTGGCGCGCATTTCGCCCGTTGTGCCGCCAGAGCAGCGGGTGGAAACGAAAAAGGTACGGCAGGTGATGCGCAGCCTGGATCAGCTGGCCACGGAAATCGGCAAACAGTGGCCAGAAGGTGTGTCCGCGGTAGAGGCCGTCCGGGAAGCGCGGAGGGAGATCTGAGATGGTGGTTGATGCCAGCGTATGGGTCAGCGCCCTGGTGCCTGCCGATGGGCATCACGCAGCGAGCCGTCGATGGTTGGAGGCGCGCCTGCGAGAAGGAGCACTCCTTATCGCACCGGTCATCCTGCTGGCGGAGGTCGGTGGAGCCATTGCCCGGCGCACGGGCGATGCGGCGCTGGGCCGGCGGGCCGCGGGCATGTTGCTGGCCTTTCCCACCCTGCGTTTGACCCCCGTGGATGAAAGGCTGGGCGGTAAAGCGGCGCTTCTGGCCGCGCGGCTGCGTCTGCGGGGGGTGGATGCGGTGTATGTGGCCACCGCCGTCCTGCTGGGGGTGCCCCTGGTGACCTGGGACGTGGAACAGCGGGAGCGAGCTCTGCCGGTGATACAGGCACAAGCCCCTGACGCCCCTGGAATCGAAGGGGCGCGATGAGAAAGGTTCGCGCGCGCATCGATCGCTCCCAAATCCCCCGCTGCGTCCATCTCATCCCCTTCAAACCGCCGGGGGCCCGGCAAGTTTCGCCGGGCCCCCGGCCCTTAGGGGGTGCGCGCTCCGCTATCGGCAGCGGGTGAAATCCGTGCCCCGTTTATTGTTCCCTATTTTAATACAGGGGCACGCTGGGGTCAACTTCCCGCGACCAGGCGTTAATGCCCCCGCGCAGGTTGCGGACCCGGAGCCCGGCTGCCTGCATGATCCGGGCGGCTTGAGCGCTGCGCGCCCCCGTCTTGCAGTAGACCACGTATTCCCGGGTGGGATCCAGCTGGTTCAGGCGCGCTGGCAGCTCCCGGAGCGGGATCAGAATCGCTCCCTCCAGGCGGCAGATCTCCCACTCGTGGGGCTCCCGCACGTCCAGCAGCACGATCCCCTGGCCATCCCGTTCCAGCATGGCCTTCAGCTCTTGAGGCGCGATGTCGAACTCGGTGCGCACCTCATGCTCGTGGACAGGCATGCCGCAGAAAGCCTCGTAGTCGATCAGCTCGCGGATGGTCGGGTTTTCGCCGCAGACGGGGCAGGCCGGGTTCTTGCGCAACTTGAGCTCGCGGAAGCGCATGCTCAGGGCATCGTAGAGCAGCAGCCGCCCGATCAGCGGCTCGCCCTGGCCGATGATCAACTTGATGGCCTCCGTGGCCTGGATGGCGCCAATGACCCCCGGCAGCACGCCGAAGACCCCGCCTTCGGCGCAGGAGGGCACCAGGCCGGGCGGTGGGGGCTCCGGATACAGACACCGATAACACGGCCCCACCCGCGCGTCGAAGACCGTGGCCTGCCCCTCGAACCGGAAGATGCTGCCGTAGACCAGAGGCTTGCCCAGGAACACACAGGCATCGTTGACCAGGTAGCGGGTGGGGAAGTTGTCCGTGCCGTCGATGATGATGTCGTAATCCCTCAGGATCTCCAGGGCGTTGGCGCTGGTCAGCACCGTCTCGTGGGTCTCCACCGTGATATCCGGGTTGAGATCCAGCAGGCGCGCCTTCGCCGAGGCCAGCTTGGACTTGCCCACCCAGGAGGTGCCGTGCAGGATCTGGCGCTGGAGGTTGCTCTCATCCACCACATCGAAATCCACCAGACCGATGCGCCCCACCCCGGCAGCGGCCAGGTAGAGAGCCGCTGGGGAGCCGAGGCCGCCGGCGCCGATGATGAGCACGCTGGCGGCCTTGAGCTTCTTCTGGCCGGTCAGGCCGACCTCCGGCATCAGGAGGTGCCGGCTATACCGGCGGATCTCCTCGTTCGTCAGAATCACTTCATTCACGTTCAACATCCGGACCTCCTCAGGGATGCAGAATGCAAATCGGGACAGGATCGTGTCCCCTCCACCCGTCCAGATCCCTTCCGAAGCTGGAGCCATTGCCGGCGCAGCGTCTCCGCCGTCGCCACCCCGTTGTTCACCACCCGCACCGTCCCGGAGGCGTCCACCCACATCGTGGTCGGCACCGTCCACACCCGGTAACGCGCCGCCGCCTCCGGATCGGCGGTTACATCCACGGACCGCACCGTCACCGCCTCCTTCCACTCCGCGGCCAGGGTCTCCAGAATCGGCGCCTGGAGCAACCGGCACGGCCCGCAGGCCGGCGTGTGGAAATAGAGCAGCGTCAGCGGGCCCTCCAGGTCGGCGGCCCGCGGCCGCGCCAGCCGGCGCTGCACACAGGCGATCAGGCACCAGCCGGCCCAGAGCGCCAGCAAAATCCCCGCCGCAAGGAGGAGGCGCTCGATCATCCCTCCACCTCCCGACGCTCCATAGGCCGGACCGTGAAGCCGGGGACGCCCAGGCGGCTCAGCTGGTAATAAACGAAACAGCCAGCGCAGAAGCCGAAGAACAGGTTCAAAGCAGCCAGAACGATCACCACCCAGGTCAGCGCCCAGCCGATCACGGGATAACCCAGAAAGAGGGCGATCGCTCCGGCCGCCAGGACGGTCCCCCCAAGCCCCTGGGCGAAACGGTGAGGCTCCGGGTTATCGGTCAGCACCCGGGGCCGCAGCCAGCCCCGCGGCTTGAGGATCCGGAAGTACATCTGCTGGAACAGCGCCGCCCCTGGCGCGGCGGTTCCCACCAGCATCACCAGGGCTACAAAGGCCACCAGCGCCGGCTGGTTCAGGATCCATCCCAGAAGATTCAGCGTGATAATGGAGGCCTGGTTGAACTTCAACGCCGTGTGATCCACCTTCCGCTCGACCATCGCCCACCTCCCGCAATCGAAGGCACGATGCTCAACGTTTGCCCGTCCGAGATCGGGGTTTCCTCCCCCTGAAGGTATCGCACGTCCTCATCGCCCAGGTAAAGGTTCACAAAGGAGCGCAGGCGGCCCTCCTCGTTAAAGAGATGCCGCTGGAGTTCGGGGAAACGCTCCGTCAGAGCCCGCAGGGCCTCCCCCACGGTCCCCGCCTCCACGGTGACCACCTTCTCCCCCCGGGTATAGACCCGCAGCGGGGTCGGGATCAGGATCTGAACGGCCATCGGGTTTCCACCTCCGCGCGGAAGTTTGTTCGGTCAGGAGTTCAGCATCCGAACTGCCGGATCCTGGAGGGCGAATGCCCACCCGCGAGATCCTCAGGGCACGATCTCGAGGGTCCGCTCCATGAACGCCGAGCGATCTTCCTTCAGCTCCCATACACGCCAGTCGGTTGCCCGGCCGTTCTCAACCGAGACGATGAGATAGGCATACCAGGGCCAGGCGTGCTCCCGATCGAAATCCGAGGGCCGGGCCGGATGATCCGGATGGGAATGGAAGAAGCCGAGGATGTCCAGGCCCTCCGCAGCGGCTTCCCGCTCGGCCGCCAGGACCTCCTCCGGCGGGATGAGGAACCGGTGGGTCTGCTCCTCCGGATGCGCCCACCGGTTATCCACCAGCCGAAGGCGTTCCACAATCCTGGCGCCATCCCTCTCACGGCCGAGGAAGATCCCGCACGCCTCGGCCGGATAGCCCGCCTCCACGTGAGCTCGGATCTGCTCTCGATGGACATGACGCAACCGCAGAATCATCGAGCTTCGCTCCTGCGCGTCAGGCATTCCCCTCGAACCAGAAGCTCTCGCTTAAATACTTGTATCCCGCATCCGGGAAGATCGTCACCACCACGCCTTCCCGCAACCGGGCGGCGACCTTCAGGGCGGCGGCCATCGCCGCGCCCGCCGAGATCCCCACAAAGAGCCCCTCCTCCCGGGCCAGGCGCCGGGCCATGTCATAGGCCTCCTCGGTGGCGATCGGGAGGATCTCATCCAGCAGATCCGGGTCATAGATCCCGGGCCGGATGGCCGTCTCCATATGCTTGAGGCCCTCCAGGCCATGGAAGGGCCCATCCGGCTGCACCCCGATGAGGCGGATCGACGGGTTCCGCTCTTTCAGATAGCGGCCAACGCCCATCATCGTCCCACTGGTCCCCAGGCCGGCGACGAAATGGGTGATCCGCCCCCCGGTCTGCTCCCAGATCTCCGGACCGGTGGTGCGGTAATGGGCCTTCCAGTTGGCCGGATTGTTGTATTGATCCGCATAGAAGTATCGCTCCGGGTCCGCCTCATACCGGCGGCGGGCCTCCAGGATGGCCCCATCGGTCCCTTCCAGCGGATCCGTGAGGATCAATTCCGCGCCGTAAGCCCTCAGGATCCGCAGCCGTTCTGGACTGGCGTTGGCCGGAATGCACAGGGTCACGCGATAGCCCCGGGCGGCCCCCAGCATGGCGTAGGCGATCCCCATGTTCCCGGAGGTCGCATCCAGGATGACCTTGCCGGGATGCAGCCGACCTTCCCGCTCCGCCGTCAGGATGATCTCCCGGGCGGGGCGATCCTTGACGGATCCGCCCGGGTTATACCATTCCGCCTTCGCGTAGATCTCCACAGGCGCGAACGGCGCCGCCAGCCTTCGAAACCGGAGCAGAGGCGTGTTCCCGATCAGATCGAACACATCCTTCGCCGCCTCCGCCCGCATCCTCGGGATGGTCTTCAGCATCGTGGCTCCTCTCCACTCCGCGGAATCCCTCCAAATGGGAGCCTCGCCATAGGCCCCTACTGCTCCCTAAAAGAAGACAACCGCGCCGCTCTAAAATAAAAAGGACCAACACGACGCGGCGGGCTGGAAACGGCCAGCAGCCTCAGCACCCCTCAGGGCGCGGGGGCGTTGGCCACCCACCGATCGGTTGGTCCCTCGGTCGGGCGGGAAGAAAGGCCGGGTTCGGCCTTCATCCCGGGCGGGTGGCGCTAACGCCCCCGCCCAGGACAGATGCAGTGGATATGAATCAAAGCGTGCCGCATCTTTTCGCTCGACTCCATCGGCGTTTTGTATGAATCATAGGAGCGACTCTGGGGTCTGTCAAATTTTGGAACGCTCGGGGCCGGGCTTGCCAGCCTTTCCAGGATAGAATCAGATCCACTCGAACCCAAACCTATCCGGAGCGGACGATGTCCCGAATCCACCGCTGGGCGATCATCGGCGGGATATTGCTGGCGCTCTGGCTCGCGGCGTGGGCCGGCTTGCCAGGCCATAGGAGCTCGCTGTCGAACCCGCCTCCCCGGCAGCTGCCCACCCTGACGCGCTCTCCGGCGCTTCCTCCCCCCCCTCCTCTCCGCTCCAGCCCAGCCCTGAAGCGGGCGCTGACCATAGAGGCGTTTCGCCTGCATCCCGATGGGCCGCTCTACGTGGGCGACCGCCTGAGCTTCGAGGTTCAGGTTCGAAACACCACCCCCGCTTCCATCATCTCGGGTCGGGTGGAGATCCGACGGACAGGCCCCGGAGCGGAGGAAATCCTGGCGGACGCGCTGCTCCCGGAGCTGCCCCCAGGGGCCTCCCATACCACGACCTGGACCTGGGTTTGGGAAGCCTCGCTCGCCGGCCCCCTCTCCTTGACGGCGGTGGCCAGGCCCGAGGCAGACCTCCAGGGGGGCGATCGGATCACCCGCACGGTCTTTCTGCGCCCCCGAGAGCAGCTTCCAGAGGCGGAGCGACAGGCCCGGTGGGCCCAGGCGGAGAGCCGGTGTTGTGTCCACCATTACCTGACGGGTACGGCAACCGAGGCCGAGCTGGGGCAACGGATGCAATGGGCCGATGAAGCGGAGGCCGCGGTCCGGGGCCGATTGAGCCTTCCTCCACAGCTCCCTACCCATATCGTATGGATCCCCCGGCTGCTCGGGCACGGCGGGTTCACCGTGGGGGACAGCCTGATCCTGACTGACCCGTTATCGGATCGTCTGCCGGCGGATGTTCCCACGATCCTGCGCCATGAGTTCACCCATCGGATGACCTGCGCATGGCTGGCGCGCGAGGATTGCCTGGCCCACCTCCCGTCTTTCATCATCGAAGGCCTGGCCGTCTTCGTGGCCGGCGGGCACTATCGCCCGGAGCCCCTAACCCAGCGGGCCGCTGCGCTCCGCTATCTGGGTCGATGGATCCCTCTGGAGCGCCTGGTAGAGGATTTCTACACCTATCCCCACGAGATCGGATACCTCGAAGCGGGTGCCTTCGTGGAGGAGCTGGTACGGGAAGGAGGATGGCCCCGCTTCCGGGCTTTCCTCCAGGCGATGGAGCGCCGTCCGGGAGAACCGGACCGGGAGGTCCTTGACCATGCCCTTCAGGCTATCTATCATCAAGATATCCGGACGATGGAAGCGCGATGGCTTCCGCGTCTGTGGATGGATCCGGTCGATCCGGTGCAGGTTGCGGATCTACAATTCACGATCGCTTTCTATGAGGCGTTCCGGGCTTACCAGCGCGCCTACGATCCTTCCGCCTACTTTTTGAACGCCTGGCTTCCAGATTGGCGGCAGGCGGTGCGGGAAGGGATCGTGGCGGATTTCATGCGGGAGCCGGAGGATCCAGAGGGGCATCGATTCTGGGAGCGGTTGCAGGAAGCCCGACGGCGAGGCCTGGCCGGGGATCGGGAGGGCGCTCGGGAAATCCTTCAGGCGTTATGCCAGGCGCTGCCATGTCCAGAGGGCAGGCTCCTCCGGGATGCCATGGCCAAAGAGGAGCGCATCCCTT
This sequence is a window from Thermoflexus sp.. Protein-coding genes within it:
- the thrC gene encoding threonine synthase, whose translation is MAEGSMWRGIIHAYRPFLRIAPLAPITLYEGNTPLLPASRLAQAIGLSGSLLLKYEGLNPTGSFKDRGMTTALTQAVAEGARAVICASTGNTAASAAAYAARAGLKAIVLVPAGKIALGKLAAAMAYGATVLAVEGNFDEALRLVRRAVEAYPIALVNSLNPYRLEGQQTAAFEICDQLGRAPDWLCIPVGNAGNITAYWKGFRAYYQAGRIDQLPRLLGVQAEGAAPLVLGHPVDHPETIATAIRIGRPARGPEALQAVQESGGRFLAVSDAEILEAWRMLAALEGLFVEPASAAAIAGLRRALAQGLISPSEEAIVAVLTGHGLKDPEIALRALPAPTRVPADWEAFRRALEPLLERSAEVRMELEPPLPFSGAPRGSPPQA
- a CDS encoding OsmC family protein — translated: MAEVQIKWLEKRQFVGIDSTRHSVVISGTGPEDSVGMKPAELLLIALGACSAFDVLDILEKKRQKVTGLEVRVQGEQDPDPPWAFRRIHVIYRVRGRGLSPKAVEDAVRLSEEKYCSVSATVRGVAGITHTIELMEEEG
- a CDS encoding type II toxin-antitoxin system prevent-host-death family antitoxin; amino-acid sequence: MPSVSVRELKGQLSRILRDVREGQKEYLVTYRGRVVARISPVVPPEQRVETKKVRQVMRSLDQLATEIGKQWPEGVSAVEAVREARREI
- a CDS encoding type II toxin-antitoxin system VapC family toxin, translated to MVVDASVWVSALVPADGHHAASRRWLEARLREGALLIAPVILLAEVGGAIARRTGDAALGRRAAGMLLAFPTLRLTPVDERLGGKAALLAARLRLRGVDAVYVATAVLLGVPLVTWDVEQRERALPVIQAQAPDAPGIEGAR
- the moeB gene encoding molybdopterin-synthase adenylyltransferase MoeB, with translation MLNVNEVILTNEEIRRYSRHLLMPEVGLTGQKKLKAASVLIIGAGGLGSPAALYLAAAGVGRIGLVDFDVVDESNLQRQILHGTSWVGKSKLASAKARLLDLNPDITVETHETVLTSANALEILRDYDIIIDGTDNFPTRYLVNDACVFLGKPLVYGSIFRFEGQATVFDARVGPCYRCLYPEPPPPGLVPSCAEGGVFGVLPGVIGAIQATEAIKLIIGQGEPLIGRLLLYDALSMRFRELKLRKNPACPVCGENPTIRELIDYEAFCGMPVHEHEVRTEFDIAPQELKAMLERDGQGIVLLDVREPHEWEICRLEGAILIPLRELPARLNQLDPTREYVVYCKTGARSAQAARIMQAAGLRVRNLRGGINAWSREVDPSVPLY
- a CDS encoding thioredoxin family protein, with product MIERLLLAAGILLALWAGWCLIACVQRRLARPRAADLEGPLTLLYFHTPACGPCRLLQAPILETLAAEWKEAVTVRSVDVTADPEAAARYRVWTVPTTMWVDASGTVRVVNNGVATAETLRRQWLQLRKGSGRVEGTRSCPDLHSASLRRSGC
- a CDS encoding DUF4395 domain-containing protein encodes the protein MVERKVDHTALKFNQASIITLNLLGWILNQPALVAFVALVMLVGTAAPGAALFQQMYFRILKPRGWLRPRVLTDNPEPHRFAQGLGGTVLAAGAIALFLGYPVIGWALTWVVIVLAALNLFFGFCAGCFVYYQLSRLGVPGFTVRPMERREVEG
- a CDS encoding MoaD/ThiS family protein, translating into MAVQILIPTPLRVYTRGEKVVTVEAGTVGEALRALTERFPELQRHLFNEEGRLRSFVNLYLGDEDVRYLQGEETPISDGQTLSIVPSIAGGGRWSSGRWITRR
- a CDS encoding M67 family metallopeptidase, with translation MILRLRHVHREQIRAHVEAGYPAEACGIFLGRERDGARIVERLRLVDNRWAHPEEQTHRFLIPPEEVLAAEREAAAEGLDILGFFHSHPDHPARPSDFDREHAWPWYAYLIVSVENGRATDWRVWELKEDRSAFMERTLEIVP
- a CDS encoding cysteine synthase family protein, which gives rise to MLKTIPRMRAEAAKDVFDLIGNTPLLRFRRLAAPFAPVEIYAKAEWYNPGGSVKDRPAREIILTAEREGRLHPGKVILDATSGNMGIAYAMLGAARGYRVTLCIPANASPERLRILRAYGAELILTDPLEGTDGAILEARRRYEADPERYFYADQYNNPANWKAHYRTTGPEIWEQTGGRITHFVAGLGTSGTMMGVGRYLKERNPSIRLIGVQPDGPFHGLEGLKHMETAIRPGIYDPDLLDEILPIATEEAYDMARRLAREEGLFVGISAGAAMAAALKVAARLREGVVVTIFPDAGYKYLSESFWFEGNA